Proteins from one Arthrobacter sp. Soc17.1.1.1 genomic window:
- a CDS encoding PP2C family protein-serine/threonine phosphatase yields MTDRTAPAPPPRDLRLTYGFATDRGLRRELNEDSLIASEPIFAVADGMGGHAAGEIASGICVRTLGDSPIIGRHLPEFSAADLEELIEDADHEIRRQTGGQAGTTLTGVVLVQEAGMPYWLFFNVGDSRTYRLSQGQFGQISVDHSEVQELVDTGSISAEQARTHPRRHVVTRALGTGDDAEADFWLMPVEEGDRILVCSDGLSGELTDDGIYAVLSTVRDPQHACEELVEATLRSGARDNVSLIIVDATGVGDEAEMQTTAPRGGTFAADVGHAVETGSHPAQPEGRMPAGAHAVPTDPAHGTPDRRTTEES; encoded by the coding sequence ATGACTGACCGGACCGCGCCCGCCCCGCCGCCCCGGGACCTGCGCCTCACCTACGGCTTCGCAACCGACCGGGGGCTGCGCAGGGAGCTGAACGAGGACTCCCTGATCGCCTCCGAGCCCATCTTCGCGGTGGCCGACGGCATGGGCGGCCACGCGGCCGGCGAGATCGCCAGCGGCATCTGCGTGCGCACCCTCGGGGACAGCCCCATCATCGGGCGGCACCTGCCGGAGTTCTCGGCGGCGGATCTCGAGGAGCTCATCGAGGACGCCGACCACGAGATCCGGCGGCAGACCGGCGGCCAGGCCGGCACGACGCTCACCGGGGTGGTCCTCGTCCAGGAGGCCGGCATGCCCTACTGGCTGTTCTTCAACGTGGGGGACTCGCGGACGTACCGCCTGAGCCAGGGTCAGTTCGGCCAGATCTCCGTGGACCACTCCGAGGTCCAGGAACTCGTGGACACCGGCAGCATCTCCGCCGAGCAGGCCCGCACCCATCCCCGCCGGCACGTGGTCACGCGCGCCCTGGGCACGGGTGACGACGCCGAGGCCGACTTCTGGCTCATGCCCGTCGAGGAGGGCGACCGCATCCTCGTCTGCTCGGACGGCCTCAGCGGCGAGCTCACCGACGACGGCATCTACGCCGTCCTCAGCACGGTGCGCGACCCGCAGCACGCCTGCGAGGAACTCGTCGAGGCCACCCTCCGCTCCGGGGCACGCGACAACGTGAGCCTCATCATCGTCGACGCCACGGGCGTGGGCGACGAGGCGGAGATGCAGACCACCGCACCGCGCGGCGGTACCTTCGCCGCGGACGTCGGGCACGCCGTCGAGACCGGCAGCCACCCGGCCCAGCCGGAGGGGCGGATGCCCGCCGGGGCGCACGCCGTGCCGACCGACCCGGCCCACGGGACGCCGGACCGCCGGACCACGGAGGAATCATGA
- a CDS encoding FHA domain-containing protein, translated as MTDQPAPAYAYAPGEWTVLVRGRLLAALPAGTAPATVGAVWDAMDDDAGIGTLLPLVSGGFGAGLAAMPPFAVASTAQGLHVILRGHVTLTVAGPTGSTTYTGERVTTWTEHLLDGGSSFTLTCGPLDGVEPSLPLVGGVVLAGSITATPAGTGAGTAADTGAKAQLAAGAEAQPAAAADARRARTGTPTTESSIESSPAPSTVSSATPSPASPAAHGRETGGGVVPVAEPGSLGAMDPELEAEPSTAVGQQAGGQPAGDAGPAAGAPDADDSATINPNLYLTSVPSDVADPSVVSAAEPLVPVTAPPAAGPAEDDAGPDGGPGTAAPAGTADQAVEAVEAVEDDGTSGPGYDHLWDQTIARRVEDAAVREDDDAPTLGPTPATEPASPPVTEPAASDTDAAVPGASAAAQAPATGPVPAPEPVTPPTFLIDSVPWAKPAPAPPAPAPAPSAPAPAPPAPEPAPNLPPAPADPLGDHDGQTIMRSQLPGAAGDTGAGDGPEAPAGADRVTGTGPLVLARLCVAGHANAPTSSACSVCGGRLQAETRQVHRPTLGVMRISTGEVVDLDRSVVVGRQPSVSRVQGREMPRLVQVQSASGDISRSHVEVRLDGWHVLLCDLKATNGTVLIREGQPPRRLGQGETAFLLDGDIAQLGDDVSLRFEDLP; from the coding sequence ATGACCGATCAGCCGGCGCCCGCCTACGCCTACGCACCCGGCGAGTGGACGGTGCTCGTGCGCGGCCGCCTGCTCGCGGCGCTGCCCGCCGGGACGGCCCCGGCCACCGTCGGCGCCGTGTGGGACGCGATGGACGACGACGCCGGGATCGGCACGCTCCTGCCGCTCGTGAGCGGCGGCTTCGGGGCCGGACTGGCCGCGATGCCCCCGTTCGCCGTCGCCTCGACGGCGCAGGGCCTGCACGTCATCCTCCGCGGCCACGTCACCCTGACCGTCGCCGGTCCCACCGGGTCCACCACCTACACGGGGGAGCGGGTCACCACCTGGACCGAACACCTCCTCGACGGCGGCTCCTCCTTCACGCTGACCTGCGGCCCGCTGGACGGTGTGGAGCCGTCGCTGCCCCTCGTGGGCGGCGTCGTGCTCGCCGGCTCGATCACCGCGACCCCCGCCGGCACGGGTGCCGGGACAGCCGCCGACACCGGGGCGAAGGCGCAGCTGGCGGCCGGGGCGGAGGCTCAGCCGGCGGCTGCCGCCGACGCCCGCCGTGCCAGGACCGGCACACCGACCACCGAATCTTCCATCGAGTCTTCGCCCGCGCCGTCCACCGTGTCTTCCGCCACGCCTTCGCCCGCGTCTCCCGCGGCCCACGGCCGGGAGACCGGTGGCGGCGTCGTGCCCGTCGCGGAGCCCGGCAGCCTCGGCGCCATGGATCCGGAGCTCGAGGCCGAGCCGTCCACGGCCGTCGGGCAGCAGGCAGGCGGGCAGCCCGCCGGTGACGCGGGCCCTGCTGCCGGTGCGCCCGATGCCGACGACTCCGCTACGATCAACCCGAACCTCTACCTCACGAGCGTCCCCTCCGATGTCGCCGATCCGTCCGTCGTGTCGGCGGCCGAGCCGCTCGTCCCCGTGACCGCCCCTCCGGCTGCGGGCCCTGCGGAGGACGACGCCGGACCCGACGGCGGTCCCGGAACTGCCGCCCCGGCGGGCACGGCCGACCAGGCCGTCGAGGCCGTCGAGGCCGTCGAGGACGACGGCACCTCGGGCCCCGGCTACGACCACCTGTGGGACCAGACCATCGCGCGGCGCGTCGAGGACGCCGCGGTCCGCGAGGACGACGACGCACCCACCCTCGGCCCGACCCCGGCAACGGAGCCGGCCAGCCCGCCAGTCACCGAGCCGGCTGCATCCGACACCGACGCCGCAGTGCCGGGAGCGAGCGCGGCGGCACAGGCCCCGGCAACGGGACCGGTCCCCGCGCCGGAGCCGGTCACCCCGCCGACCTTCCTCATCGACTCGGTGCCCTGGGCGAAGCCCGCCCCCGCGCCTCCCGCCCCAGCCCCCGCGCCTTCCGCCCCGGCCCCCGCGCCTCCCGCGCCCGAACCCGCGCCCAACCTGCCACCCGCCCCCGCCGATCCCCTCGGCGACCACGACGGCCAGACCATCATGCGCAGCCAGCTGCCCGGCGCCGCGGGGGACACGGGGGCCGGCGACGGGCCGGAGGCTCCGGCCGGTGCGGACCGCGTCACGGGTACCGGGCCGCTCGTCCTGGCGAGGCTCTGCGTCGCGGGCCACGCCAACGCGCCCACCAGCTCCGCGTGTTCCGTGTGCGGGGGCCGGCTGCAGGCCGAGACGCGGCAGGTGCACCGCCCCACCCTCGGCGTCATGAGGATCTCCACGGGTGAGGTCGTCGACCTCGACCGGTCCGTCGTCGTCGGACGCCAGCCGTCCGTGTCCCGCGTGCAGGGCCGGGAGATGCCGCGGCTCGTGCAGGTGCAGTCCGCCTCGGGCGACATCTCGCGCTCCCACGTCGAGGTGCGCCTCGACGGCTGGCACGTGCTGCTGTGCGACCTGAAGGCCACCAACGGCACGGTGCTCATCCGCGAGGGCCAGCCCCCGCGCCGGCTCGGCCAGGGGGAGACGGCCTTCCTGCTCGACGGCGAC